A section of the Alkalicoccobacillus plakortidis genome encodes:
- a CDS encoding fumarylacetoacetate hydrolase family protein, which yields MRIIRYKTVNGKQLAAVTEDNMVFDLPFSDFVSMVTEAKSQNETPLNLVQQFSKNQSHLALAELELTTPLDAPEVWAAGVTYKKSKEARNYEATQGKLNAETFYDKVYNATRPEIFFKSTAARTVGPNDPVYLRSDSNWQIPEPELGLVLDKSGNILGYTAGNDMSCRDIEGENPLYLPQAKVWKHSCSIGPSIILKEAVVDPYEFEIICRIFRNEKLVFEGRAQVNQLKRKLEELVHYLTLDNELFDGTILLTGTCVVPPNEFTLREHDRIEIEVPGIGILNNPVLQSDHSTKTPSL from the coding sequence ATGAGGATTATTCGTTATAAAACAGTTAACGGAAAACAATTAGCAGCAGTGACGGAAGATAATATGGTGTTTGATCTACCCTTTTCGGATTTTGTATCAATGGTCACAGAAGCGAAGAGTCAGAATGAAACACCGCTAAATTTGGTTCAGCAATTCTCAAAAAATCAATCCCACCTAGCTTTGGCTGAGCTTGAACTTACCACTCCACTAGACGCTCCAGAAGTATGGGCAGCCGGCGTCACCTACAAAAAAAGTAAAGAAGCCCGTAACTATGAAGCTACTCAAGGGAAGCTAAACGCAGAAACTTTTTATGATAAGGTCTATAATGCTACACGTCCTGAGATTTTCTTTAAGTCCACGGCAGCCAGAACGGTAGGTCCAAATGATCCTGTATACTTACGTTCGGATTCAAATTGGCAGATTCCAGAGCCAGAGTTAGGATTGGTCCTAGATAAGAGTGGTAACATCCTAGGCTATACTGCGGGAAATGATATGAGCTGTCGAGACATCGAAGGAGAGAATCCATTATATCTTCCTCAAGCAAAGGTTTGGAAGCATTCATGCTCCATTGGTCCATCGATTATATTAAAAGAAGCGGTGGTTGATCCATATGAGTTTGAAATTATTTGCCGGATTTTCAGAAATGAAAAATTGGTATTTGAGGGAAGGGCACAAGTAAATCAGTTGAAGCGTAAATTAGAAGAGCTAGTTCATTATTTAACACTGGATAATGAACTCTTTGATGGAACCATTCTATTAACTGGAACGTGTGTTGTTCCTCCAAACGAATTCACATTACGTGAACATGATCGGATTGAGATTGAGGTTCCAGGCATTGGTATTCTAAATAATCCTGTTCTGCAAAGTGATCATTCAACGAAAACACCTTCACTTTGA
- the groL gene encoding chaperonin GroEL (60 kDa chaperone family; promotes refolding of misfolded polypeptides especially under stressful conditions; forms two stacked rings of heptamers to form a barrel-shaped 14mer; ends can be capped by GroES; misfolded proteins enter the barrel where they are refolded when GroES binds), with protein sequence MAKDIKFSEDARRSMLRGVDALANAVKVTLGPKGRNVVLEKKFGSPLITNDGVTIAKEIELEDAFENMGAKLVAEVASKTNDIAGDGTTTATVLAQAMIREGLKNVTSGANPMVIRKGIEKATAAAVQELQKIAKPIEGKESIAQVAAISSGDDEVGQIIAEAMERVGNDGVITIEESKGFSTELEVVEGMQFDRGYSSPYMVTDSDKMEAVLENPYILITDKKIGNIQEVLPVLEQVVQQSRPILIIAEDVEGEALATLVVNKLRGTFNAVAVKAPGFGDRRKAMLEDISVLTGGEVITEDLGLDLKSANISQLGRASKVVVTKENTTIVEGAGQADQIAGRVNQIKAQLEETTSEFDKEKLQERLAKLAGGVAVLKVGAATETEMKERKLRIEDALNSTRAAVEEGIVAGGGTALVNVLKAVQAVDATGDEATGVNIVIRALEEPVRQIAHNAGLEGSVIVERLKGEAVGIGFNAATGEYVNMVDAGIVDPAKVTRSALQNAASVSAMLLTTEAVIADKPEENAGGGGMPDMGGMGGMGGMGGMM encoded by the coding sequence ATGGCTAAAGATATTAAGTTTAGTGAAGATGCACGTCGTTCCATGCTTCGCGGAGTAGACGCACTTGCAAACGCTGTAAAAGTAACGCTTGGACCAAAAGGACGTAACGTGGTTCTTGAGAAAAAATTTGGTTCACCACTTATCACGAATGATGGTGTAACTATTGCTAAAGAGATCGAACTTGAAGATGCATTTGAAAACATGGGTGCAAAACTTGTTGCTGAAGTAGCAAGCAAAACCAACGACATCGCTGGTGACGGTACTACTACTGCTACCGTTCTTGCTCAAGCAATGATTCGCGAAGGTCTTAAAAACGTAACATCTGGTGCTAACCCAATGGTTATCCGTAAAGGAATTGAGAAAGCAACAGCTGCTGCTGTTCAAGAGCTTCAAAAGATCGCAAAACCAATTGAAGGAAAAGAATCAATCGCACAGGTTGCTGCTATTTCTTCAGGTGACGATGAAGTCGGCCAAATCATTGCAGAGGCAATGGAGCGTGTTGGAAACGACGGCGTTATCACAATTGAAGAATCAAAAGGTTTCTCTACAGAGCTTGAAGTAGTAGAAGGTATGCAATTTGACCGTGGATACTCTTCTCCATACATGGTTACAGACTCTGACAAAATGGAAGCTGTACTTGAGAATCCGTATATCCTTATCACTGATAAGAAAATCGGAAACATCCAAGAAGTACTTCCAGTTCTTGAGCAAGTTGTACAACAGAGCCGTCCAATCCTAATCATTGCTGAAGATGTTGAAGGCGAAGCTCTAGCTACTCTTGTTGTGAACAAACTTCGTGGAACATTTAATGCAGTAGCTGTTAAGGCTCCTGGATTTGGAGATCGTCGTAAAGCAATGCTTGAAGACATCTCAGTTCTAACTGGTGGAGAAGTGATCACTGAAGATCTAGGACTTGATCTTAAATCAGCGAACATCTCTCAACTTGGTCGCGCAAGCAAGGTTGTTGTAACAAAAGAAAACACAACAATCGTTGAAGGTGCTGGTCAAGCAGATCAAATCGCTGGTCGCGTAAACCAAATCAAAGCTCAGCTAGAAGAAACAACTTCTGAGTTTGACAAAGAAAAACTTCAAGAACGTCTAGCTAAGCTTGCAGGTGGAGTAGCAGTCCTTAAAGTTGGAGCTGCAACGGAAACTGAAATGAAAGAACGTAAGCTTCGCATCGAGGATGCCCTGAATTCTACGCGCGCAGCAGTAGAAGAAGGAATTGTAGCTGGTGGTGGTACAGCACTTGTTAACGTACTTAAAGCCGTTCAAGCTGTAGATGCTACTGGAGACGAAGCAACGGGTGTAAACATTGTAATCCGTGCTCTTGAAGAACCAGTTCGTCAAATCGCTCACAACGCAGGTCTTGAAGGATCTGTAATCGTAGAACGTCTTAAAGGTGAAGCAGTTGGAATTGGTTTCAACGCTGCAACTGGCGAGTACGTAAACATGGTTGACGCTGGTATCGTTGACCCTGCTAAAGTAACACGCTCTGCTCTTCAAAACGCAGCAAGCGTATCTGCAATGCTTCTTACAACCGAAGCCGTAATCGCTGATAAGCCAGAAGAAAACGCTGGCGGAGGCGGAATGCCTGATATGGGCGGCATGGGTGGAATGGGCGGCATGGGCGGAATGATGTAA
- the groES gene encoding co-chaperone GroES — MLKPLGDRIVLEQIESEETTASGIVLPGSAQEKPQEGKIVAVGAGRVTDNGERVALELKEGDSVIFSKYAGTEVKYDGKDYLILRESDVLAVIG, encoded by the coding sequence TTGTTAAAACCATTAGGTGATCGTATTGTTCTTGAACAAATCGAATCAGAGGAAACAACAGCAAGCGGAATTGTACTACCGGGTTCAGCACAAGAAAAACCACAAGAAGGTAAAATCGTTGCTGTAGGAGCAGGCCGTGTAACAGATAATGGCGAGCGTGTTGCGCTTGAGCTTAAAGAAGGCGATTCTGTTATCTTCTCAAAATATGCAGGTACTGAAGTGAAATATGATGGAAAAGATTATTTGATTTTACGTGAGAGCGATGTTCTCGCTGTAATTGGCTAA
- a CDS encoding CPBP family intramembrane glutamic endopeptidase, giving the protein MNIRYWFILVTFIAMLFGAVPFVLLFRALGISDINQLIGYSTVTSYIIGTIIIFLLLLPDMRLGNLDRNRSNIGMTIVWSITGIFLVFVAQYAAALIEIFVFGIEPGSENTESLVELSRAVPFMIIVIAILGPIIEEIVFRKVLFGSLHKKMNFFFASTLSSLVFAAAHWDFEHLLVYLAMGYAFAFLYVISKRIIVPIIAHISLNSFVVLVQVVFYDDIQRLMEQYNIDASMILRVIGG; this is encoded by the coding sequence TTGAACATACGGTATTGGTTTATCCTTGTCACTTTTATAGCCATGCTATTTGGCGCGGTTCCATTCGTGCTATTATTTAGAGCACTTGGGATCTCAGATATTAATCAACTGATTGGCTATTCAACTGTTACAAGCTATATCATTGGTACGATTATTATCTTTCTACTTCTCCTTCCCGATATGCGGCTTGGAAATCTAGATCGCAACCGCTCAAATATTGGTATGACCATTGTGTGGTCGATTACTGGGATCTTTCTAGTTTTTGTTGCACAGTACGCAGCTGCGTTAATTGAAATCTTTGTCTTTGGAATTGAACCTGGATCTGAAAACACGGAAAGTCTAGTTGAGTTAAGCCGGGCTGTACCATTTATGATTATTGTAATTGCAATACTTGGACCAATTATTGAAGAGATTGTATTCAGAAAAGTATTGTTTGGCTCTCTGCACAAAAAAATGAACTTTTTCTTTGCTAGTACGTTAAGTTCATTGGTTTTTGCTGCAGCACATTGGGACTTTGAACATTTGCTTGTTTATCTTGCAATGGGTTATGCTTTTGCTTTTCTGTATGTTATTAGCAAACGTATTATTGTACCAATCATCGCGCATATTTCACTCAATTCATTTGTTGTGCTTGTTCAAGTTGTTTTTTACGACGACATTCAGCGATTAATGGAGCAGTATAATATTGATGCATCTATGATTTTGCGTGTGATAGGAGGCTAA
- a CDS encoding DUF4305 domain-containing protein codes for MRIISPVPMAIFYFLLGSLLIYFATRHVGANGLTFLSYFFVAFAAYDFFVGIRLLLMRKTIKKMQDK; via the coding sequence ATGAGAATCATTTCTCCTGTTCCAATGGCCATTTTTTATTTTTTACTTGGTTCATTATTAATTTATTTTGCAACTAGGCATGTCGGAGCAAATGGCTTGACCTTTCTTAGTTATTTCTTTGTCGCTTTTGCCGCTTATGACTTTTTTGTAGGCATACGATTACTTCTAATGCGTAAGACAATTAAAAAGATGCAAGATAAATAA
- a CDS encoding glycine betaine ABC transporter substrate-binding protein encodes MKRLFGSLHITLALFIVLSGCSVFGAGSNQLTLGAKTFTEQQLLSEMTFHLLENEGYNVRQMSNLGSNVVRTALENGQVDLYWEYTGTALVSYMGEDPIADPDDAFAEVKRLDKENGIDWINVSDVNNTYTLLMRQEEADELGIETLSDLADYVNENPNTLSFGTDGEFANRPDGLPSVEETYDFAFGAGQLRQMDAGLIYEALYNEELNVGLGYETDPRIDQYDLIPLEDDQSVFPPYNVAVTINEDVLTEHPDIEVLTKELADKLDIEIMRQLNYEVDVEGQSVSIVAYNWLVENGLLEED; translated from the coding sequence ATGAAGCGCCTATTTGGGTCGTTACATATAACATTAGCACTGTTCATTGTATTAAGTGGCTGTAGTGTATTTGGTGCAGGAAGTAACCAACTGACACTTGGGGCTAAGACATTTACCGAGCAGCAGCTTTTATCAGAAATGACTTTTCATTTGCTTGAAAACGAAGGTTATAATGTTAGACAGATGTCTAACTTAGGTAGTAATGTTGTTCGTACTGCTCTTGAGAACGGTCAGGTTGATTTATATTGGGAATATACCGGAACAGCATTAGTTAGCTATATGGGTGAGGATCCAATTGCTGACCCTGATGATGCTTTTGCTGAGGTTAAACGTCTTGATAAAGAAAATGGAATCGATTGGATTAACGTTTCTGATGTAAATAATACGTACACGCTGCTTATGAGGCAAGAAGAAGCAGATGAACTCGGAATTGAGACGTTAAGTGATTTAGCTGATTACGTGAATGAGAATCCAAACACACTTTCTTTTGGAACGGATGGAGAATTTGCGAATCGTCCAGACGGCTTGCCAAGTGTTGAAGAGACATATGATTTTGCATTCGGTGCCGGACAACTGAGACAGATGGATGCAGGATTAATATATGAAGCCTTATACAATGAGGAACTGAACGTAGGCTTAGGTTACGAAACGGATCCACGAATTGATCAATATGATTTAATTCCATTAGAAGATGATCAATCGGTTTTTCCACCATATAACGTCGCCGTCACAATTAATGAGGATGTACTTACGGAACATCCCGATATAGAAGTGCTAACAAAAGAATTGGCTGACAAACTAGATATTGAAATCATGAGGCAATTAAATTATGAAGTAGATGTCGAAGGTCAAAGTGTATCGATTGTTGCGTATAATTGGTTAGTTGAAAATGGATTACTTGAAGAAGATTGA
- a CDS encoding ABC transporter permease, producing MSKNQLINRIVKTVLYVLVALFFIWTAANGYYNRIFSDSETFLILFGQHLLLVAVSSLLAVIVALPLAVFVTRPKYKKFEWITSNVANLAQTVPSLAVLALMIGILGIGFAPAVFALFIYSVLPIFRNAVAGFNSIDSNLKDAGKGMGMKPSQIFWRIEVPNSSYAIIAGLRTAIVLNVGTAALAYYIGGGGLGVWIFTGINLFDNGFLLSGAVPVTLMAIGIDLLLAWMGRAVTPKGAKSATLQTVE from the coding sequence GTGAGTAAAAATCAACTCATTAACCGGATCGTTAAAACGGTCTTGTACGTGTTAGTTGCATTGTTTTTCATTTGGACAGCTGCAAACGGCTACTATAATCGAATTTTCTCTGACTCTGAAACCTTTTTGATCTTGTTTGGACAGCACTTGCTACTTGTTGCTGTATCTTCGCTTTTGGCGGTGATTGTCGCCTTGCCTTTAGCTGTATTCGTGACAAGACCAAAATATAAAAAATTTGAGTGGATTACGTCGAATGTTGCAAATTTGGCCCAAACGGTTCCAAGTTTAGCCGTTTTAGCCCTGATGATCGGGATCTTAGGCATTGGTTTTGCTCCTGCAGTTTTTGCCTTATTTATTTATTCAGTTCTCCCTATTTTTCGAAATGCTGTGGCTGGTTTTAATTCCATTGATTCAAACCTGAAGGACGCAGGTAAAGGCATGGGTATGAAACCTTCACAAATTTTTTGGAGGATAGAAGTACCTAATTCTAGCTATGCCATCATTGCTGGCTTACGAACAGCAATCGTTTTAAATGTAGGAACCGCGGCGCTTGCTTATTACATCGGTGGCGGTGGATTAGGAGTTTGGATTTTTACAGGAATTAATTTGTTTGATAATGGTTTCTTATTGTCAGGTGCGGTACCTGTTACCTTAATGGCCATTGGAATTGATTTGCTTCTTGCCTGGATGGGTAGAGCAGTTACACCAAAAGGGGCTAAATCAGCTACCTTACAAACTGTAGAATAA
- a CDS encoding ABC transporter ATP-binding protein → MLTFDHVVKKYTSEVTAVKDVSFEVKEGEIVIFLGPSGCGKTTLLRMVNRLETMTEGDIKINGKSINELNEIELRRQIGYVIQSNGLFPNMTIEENVVIVPDLLGWSQKKKRARYNELMKLIGLDPDEFRKRHPNELSGGQQQRIGVARALAADPPVMLMDEPFGALDPLIRERIQDEFLQIQREVKKTILFVSHDIDEAIKMADKIVLMRDGEIMQFGSPSDILINPANEYVSSFIGKDRAIKHLSLHTIAELEAEIGLVGLDQSVEDSKTVHVNADLRNTLAMLLNQEADQIVVLDDNDQEKGAITIDLVQKYLHLEMKVRPKTKKQSEQVIT, encoded by the coding sequence ATGCTTACATTTGATCATGTAGTAAAAAAATATACGAGTGAAGTAACCGCAGTAAAAGATGTTAGCTTTGAAGTTAAAGAAGGGGAAATTGTGATTTTTTTAGGTCCATCTGGCTGTGGAAAGACCACCTTGTTACGTATGGTTAATCGTTTAGAAACCATGACAGAAGGAGATATAAAAATTAATGGTAAAAGCATAAATGAATTAAATGAAATTGAGCTGCGTAGGCAAATTGGTTACGTTATTCAAAGCAATGGATTGTTTCCAAATATGACGATTGAAGAAAATGTTGTGATTGTTCCTGATCTGCTTGGATGGAGTCAAAAGAAAAAAAGAGCTCGTTATAATGAACTAATGAAGTTAATTGGGCTCGATCCAGACGAATTTAGAAAACGTCATCCGAATGAGTTGTCTGGTGGTCAACAACAGCGTATTGGTGTAGCACGTGCATTAGCGGCAGATCCTCCCGTTATGCTAATGGATGAGCCTTTTGGTGCCCTAGATCCTCTAATTCGTGAGAGAATCCAGGATGAATTCTTGCAAATTCAAAGAGAAGTTAAAAAGACAATTCTGTTTGTTAGCCATGATATTGATGAAGCAATCAAAATGGCAGATAAAATTGTCTTAATGAGAGACGGTGAAATTATGCAGTTTGGTTCTCCGTCAGACATTCTAATTAACCCAGCTAATGAGTACGTTTCTTCATTTATTGGAAAAGATCGTGCAATTAAACATTTGAGCTTGCATACGATTGCTGAGCTTGAAGCCGAGATTGGTCTTGTAGGACTCGATCAATCTGTTGAGGATTCAAAAACCGTGCATGTTAACGCGGATTTAAGAAATACACTTGCGATGTTGTTAAATCAAGAGGCGGATCAGATTGTTGTACTAGATGATAATGATCAAGAAAAAGGAGCGATCACAATTGATCTTGTGCAAAAGTATCTTCATTTAGAGATGAAGGTTCGTCCAAAAACGAAAAAACAATCTGAGCAGGTGATCACGTGA
- a CDS encoding ABC transporter permease, with amino-acid sequence MSDWIQFLQINQSTIISMTIEHIVLVGLALIIAIAIGVSIGIYLTTNDELAETVLQAASILLTIPSIALFGLMIPFFSIINQGIGFVPALTALVLYSQLPIIRNTYTAIKNVNPEIKDAANGIGMKSSQRILRVEIPNAMPVIMAGIRTAVVLNIGIGVIAAFIGAGGLGGLIVQGITRGDHYSIIAGAVAVSLLAIVADGLLFFIQKWLTPKGLTQ; translated from the coding sequence ATGTCCGATTGGATTCAGTTTCTACAAATTAATCAATCCACGATTATTAGCATGACGATTGAACATATTGTTTTAGTCGGTCTGGCATTAATTATTGCCATTGCGATAGGCGTGTCGATTGGAATCTATCTCACAACAAATGATGAATTAGCCGAGACGGTTTTACAAGCTGCGTCTATCTTATTAACCATTCCGAGTATTGCGCTTTTTGGATTAATGATTCCTTTTTTCTCGATTATTAATCAAGGGATTGGCTTTGTTCCAGCTCTTACCGCGCTTGTTTTGTATTCGCAACTTCCAATCATTCGTAATACATATACAGCCATTAAAAACGTGAACCCAGAAATAAAGGATGCGGCAAATGGAATAGGAATGAAAAGTAGTCAGCGTATTTTGCGAGTCGAGATTCCAAATGCAATGCCGGTTATTATGGCGGGCATACGAACGGCTGTTGTTTTGAATATTGGGATTGGTGTTATTGCAGCTTTTATTGGTGCTGGAGGATTAGGTGGCCTAATCGTACAAGGCATTACTAGAGGAGACCATTATTCGATTATCGCAGGGGCAGTAGCAGTTTCATTATTGGCAATTGTTGCAGATGGACTTTTATTTTTTATTCAGAAGTGGCTTACTCCAAAAGGTTTAACCCAATAA
- a CDS encoding STAS domain-containing protein, protein MTMINQSLYEFMEKESKNITEDWFKTLEEDDVDSVYSVKDSDAIHKLMQQNTAYLITLNLIFTKPISEVQERIYSWINEIGNDRAHLQTPLHQMFREFVRTRDIYLSYINKFVEENSTEASKELADEWRKQVIKTLDFTIHHFIKKIDTNTTVQLEAQKEMINELSSPVILLQNNSALLPLVGDIDTARAKSILENTLAQCAEKGVDHLFLDLSGVVIIDTMVANEIFQLISALSIIGVQTTLSGIRPEIAQTAVQLGLSFEQINIKSTLAQALASN, encoded by the coding sequence ATGACGATGATTAATCAGTCGCTATATGAATTTATGGAAAAAGAATCTAAGAACATTACAGAAGATTGGTTTAAAACGCTTGAGGAAGATGATGTAGATTCGGTTTATTCTGTGAAGGATTCAGATGCGATACATAAATTAATGCAACAAAATACAGCATACTTAATTACATTAAATTTAATTTTTACAAAACCTATTTCAGAGGTACAAGAACGAATTTATAGCTGGATCAATGAAATTGGCAATGATCGAGCACATTTACAAACACCACTTCATCAAATGTTTAGAGAATTTGTGAGAACAAGAGATATTTACCTATCCTACATTAATAAATTTGTTGAAGAGAATTCAACCGAAGCATCAAAGGAACTGGCTGATGAATGGAGAAAACAAGTCATTAAGACATTGGATTTCACTATTCACCATTTCATCAAAAAGATTGATACCAATACAACAGTCCAGTTAGAAGCACAAAAAGAAATGATTAACGAACTTAGCTCTCCAGTCATTTTGCTTCAAAACAATAGTGCGTTGCTTCCTTTAGTAGGAGATATTGATACAGCCCGTGCTAAATCGATTTTAGAGAACACATTGGCTCAATGTGCAGAGAAGGGTGTAGATCATCTTTTCCTAGACCTATCTGGTGTTGTGATCATCGATACAATGGTAGCCAATGAAATTTTTCAATTAATTTCTGCATTATCTATTATTGGAGTACAAACAACTCTATCTGGAATTCGTCCTGAAATTGCACAAACCGCGGTGCAGCTTGGCTTGTCATTTGAGCAGATTAATATCAAGTCTACATTAGCGCAAGCATTAGCCAGTAATTAA
- the tatC gene encoding twin-arginine translocase subunit TatC, protein MKEQEMSIWAHLEELRRRLFIVLVFFAVALIVGFFVSSPLITLLQQTPEARDLPMNAFKMTDPLRIFMTFTFAIGIVLIFPVVLYQLWSFVKPGLHEKEQKATLAYIPIAFVLFLTGVAFAYFVLFPFILSFMASMADRLDITEQYGINEYFAFLFQLILPFGALFQLPVVVMFLTRIGLLTPILLRKIRKYAYFVLLVIAGFITPPDLFSHLMVTVPLLLLYEFSIWLSKLTYRKYKLTEEAAQKKQSD, encoded by the coding sequence ATGAAAGAACAGGAAATGTCCATATGGGCCCATCTTGAGGAATTAAGACGAAGACTTTTTATCGTCCTCGTCTTTTTTGCAGTGGCGCTGATTGTTGGATTTTTTGTCTCATCACCACTTATCACGTTGCTTCAGCAGACGCCAGAAGCTCGAGATTTGCCAATGAATGCTTTTAAAATGACTGATCCACTTCGTATATTTATGACCTTTACCTTTGCCATTGGTATAGTTCTCATTTTTCCAGTGGTTCTGTATCAACTGTGGTCCTTTGTGAAACCAGGTCTACATGAGAAGGAACAGAAAGCAACACTTGCCTATATTCCCATTGCATTTGTCTTGTTTTTGACAGGTGTTGCATTTGCTTATTTTGTTCTTTTTCCATTTATCCTTTCCTTTATGGCTAGTATGGCAGATCGCCTGGATATTACGGAACAGTACGGGATTAACGAGTATTTTGCTTTTTTGTTTCAATTAATTTTGCCGTTTGGTGCATTATTCCAACTACCAGTAGTTGTGATGTTTCTAACTCGGATTGGATTACTAACACCCATTCTTCTACGTAAGATACGGAAATACGCTTATTTTGTCCTACTTGTGATTGCTGGGTTCATCACACCACCAGATTTATTTTCACATCTAATGGTTACTGTACCCTTATTGTTACTTTATGAATTTAGTATATGGCTTTCAAAGCTGACCTATCGTAAGTACAAACTAACTGAAGAAGCAGCTCAAAAGAAGCAATCAGATTAA
- a CDS encoding twin-arginine translocase TatA/TatE family subunit has translation MPMGPMSIILIAIVALLIFGPKKLPELGKAFGSSLREFKNATKGLADDEDDKKREKDQV, from the coding sequence ATGCCTATGGGACCAATGAGTATTATACTTATTGCGATTGTTGCCTTACTAATCTTTGGACCGAAGAAGCTTCCGGAGCTAGGAAAAGCATTTGGATCAAGCCTACGTGAGTTTAAGAATGCAACTAAAGGTCTTGCTGATGATGAAGACGATAAGAAACGCGAAAAAGACCAAGTTTAA